A region of Thermovibrio ammonificans HB-1 DNA encodes the following proteins:
- the purC gene encoding phosphoribosylaminoimidazolesuccinocarboxamide synthase, giving the protein MEKREKLYEGKAKVLYKTDSDNLLVAYFKDDTTAFDGAKKEVLEDKGVINCAISTVIFEYLEKHGIKTHFVERLSPREMLVKKCEIIPVEVVVRNVAAGSFSRRYGVPEGTPLKEPLVEYFYKNDELHDPMVCPNHVYLFGWATREELGQMTKIALEVNELLKKFFDEIDIQLVDFKLEFGRCNGEIILADEITPDSCRLWDKSSGEVLDKDRFRKDMGKVVESYKEVYRRIMDRYEKVGE; this is encoded by the coding sequence ATGGAAAAGAGAGAGAAGCTCTACGAAGGTAAGGCAAAAGTCCTCTACAAAACCGATAGCGATAACCTCCTTGTAGCCTACTTCAAAGACGACACAACCGCTTTCGACGGAGCCAAAAAAGAGGTTCTCGAAGACAAAGGAGTTATAAACTGCGCCATCTCCACAGTTATATTCGAGTACCTTGAAAAGCACGGAATAAAGACCCACTTCGTAGAGAGGCTCTCCCCCAGGGAGATGCTCGTGAAAAAGTGTGAAATCATCCCGGTGGAAGTTGTGGTCAGGAACGTTGCGGCCGGTAGCTTCTCCCGCAGGTACGGAGTCCCCGAGGGAACTCCCCTCAAAGAGCCCCTCGTTGAGTACTTCTACAAGAACGACGAGCTTCACGACCCTATGGTCTGCCCCAACCACGTCTACCTCTTTGGCTGGGCAACCAGGGAGGAGCTCGGGCAGATGACCAAAATCGCCCTTGAGGTCAACGAACTTCTGAAGAAGTTCTTCGACGAAATAGACATCCAGCTTGTTGACTTCAAGCTGGAGTTCGGCCGCTGTAACGGCGAAATAATCCTTGCAGATGAGATAACTCCCGACTCCTGCCGTCTCTGGGATAAATCCTCAGGAGAAGTCCTCGACAAAGACCGCTTCAGGAAGGATATGGGTAAAGTCGTTGAGAGCTACAAAGAGGTTTACCGCAGGATAATGGACAGATACGAAAAGGTAGGGGAGTAA